A genomic window from Megalobrama amblycephala isolate DHTTF-2021 linkage group LG2, ASM1881202v1, whole genome shotgun sequence includes:
- the LOC125263113 gene encoding zinc finger protein 239-like has product MVHTGEKPFKCSHCDKRFSQSGHLKKHEKIHTGEKPYHCTACVKSFTHSSSLHSHTNHNRNLMKENEESEEEKHHYVKSREKTPLQTKSVSLLKRRERKCFTCRQCGKSFTRKQKLNVHMRIHTGEKPFTCDQCGVSFRHKESLKLHMFIHTGEKLHECDQCGKTFLTASVLKDHLKVHSQEKPHSCSLCGKSFSLLQNLKIHQKRHTGVRNHMCFECEKTFITAGDLKQHQRIHTGERPYKCSHCNKRFSQSGTLKAHERIHTGEKPYHCTACGKSFNQSSALRSHTKHNHNLKGH; this is encoded by the exons atggtccacactggagagaaacctttcaagtgttcacactgcgacaagagattcagtcagtcaggACATCTGAAAAAACATGagaagatccacactggagagaaaccgtatCACTGCACTGCATGTGTTAAGAGTTTCACTCATTCATCTTCTCTACACAGTCATACAAATCACAATCGCA ACCTGATGAAGGAGAATGAGGAGAGTGAGGAGGAGAAACATCATTATGTAAAATCTAGAGAAAAAACTCCCTTACAGACTAAAAGTGTTTCATTACTGAAAAGAAGAGAAAGGAAATGTTTCACCTGCcgtcagtgtggaaagagtttcacacgcAAACAGAAACTCAAtgttcacatgaggatccacactggagagaaaccgttcacatgtgatcagtgtggagtGAGTTTCAGACATAAAGAATCCCTTAAGCTACACATGTttatccacactggagagaaactgcatgaatgtgatcaatgtggcaAAACATTTTTGACGGCTTCAGTCCTGAAGGATCACCTGAAAGTTCATTCACAGGAGaaaccacattcatgttctttgtgtggaaagagtttttcactgctgcaaaatttaaaaatacatcagAAAAGACATACTGGTGTGAGAAATCatatgtgctttgagtgtgagaagacttttattaCAGCTGGAGATTTGAAACAGCACcagaggattcacactggagagagaccttacaagtgttcacactgcaacaagagattcagtcagtcaggAACCCTGAAAGctcatgagaggatccacactggagagaaaccgtatCACTGCACTgcatgtgggaagagtttcaacCAATCATCTGCTCTACGCAGTCATACAAAACACAATCACA
- the LOC125263097 gene encoding zinc finger protein 665-like has protein sequence MHHETKLPYKQDLMEEKQHVKTRKKTRSQTKSISLLKKRDKKCFTCHQCGKSFTRKQSLKDHMRIHTGEKPFTCDQCGKSFRQQGNLKTHMIIHTGEKPFTCDQCGKSFRQQGNLKTHMIIHTGEKLHECDQCGKTFLTASVLKIHLKVHSQEKPHSCSLCGKSFSLMQSLKEHQKRHTGVRNHMCFECEKTFISAGELKQHQRIHTGEKPYKCSHCNKRFSQSGTLKAHERIHTGEKPYKCSHCDKRFSRSRTLKAHERIHTGEKPYKCSHCDKRFSRSRTLKAHERIHTGEKPYKCSHCNKRFNQSGHLKAHERIHTGEKPHKCSHCDKRFNQSGHLKAHERIHTGEKPYKCSHCDKRFSRSMTLKAHERIHTGEKPYKCSHCNKRFSLSETLKAHERIHTGEKPYKCSHCDKRFSRSDHLKTHKRIHTGEKPYKCSHCDKRFNQSGHLKAHEMIHTGEKPYHCTACGKSFNQSSALHSHKKHNHSK, from the exons ATGCATCACGAAACAAAGCTGCCATACAAACAAG ACCTGATGGAGGAGAAGCAACATGTcaaaactagaaaaaaaactcGCTCACAGACTAAAAGTATTTCTTTactgaaaaaaagagacaagaaatgtttcacctgccatcagtgtggaaagagtttcacacgcAAACAGAGTCTCAAGgatcacatgaggatccacactggagagaaaccgttcacatgtgatcagtgtgggaagagtttcagacAACAAGGAAACCTTAAGACACACATGAtcatccacactggagagaaaccgttcacatgtgatcagtgtggaaagagtttcagacaaCAAGGAAACCTTAAGACACACATGAtcatccacactggagaaaaactgcatgaatgtgatcaatgtggcaAAACATTTTTGACAGCTTCAGTCCTGAAGATCCACTTGAAAGTTCATTCACAGGAGaaaccacattcatgttctttgtgtggaaagagtttttcactgatgcaaagtttaaaagaacatcaGAAAAGACATACTGGTGTAAGAAATCatatgtgctttgagtgtgagaagacctTTATTTCAGCTGGAGAATTGAAACAGCAccagaggatccacactggagagaaaccttacaagtgttcacactgcaacaagagattcagtcagtcaggAACCCTGAAAGCTcacgagaggatccacactggagagaaaccttacaagtgttcacactgcgacaagagattcagtcggtCAAGGACCCTGAAAGCTcacgagaggatccacactggagagaaaccttacaagtgttcacactgcgacaagagattcagtcggtCAAGGACCCTGAAAGCTcacgagaggatccacactggagagaaaccttacaagtgttcacactgcaaCAAGAGATTCAATCAGTCAGGACATCTGAAAGCAcacgagaggatccacactggagaaaaacctcacaagtgttcacactgcgacaagagattcaatcagTCAGGACATCTGAAAGCAcacgagaggatccacactggagagaaaccttacaagtgttcacactgcgacaagagattcagtcggtCAATGACCCTGAAAGCTcacgagaggatccacactggagagaaaccttacaagtgttcacactgcaacaagagattcagtctgtCAGAAACCCTGAAAGCTcacgagaggatccacactggagagaaaccttacaagtgttcacactgcgacaagagattcagtcggtcagatcatctgaaaacacacaagaggatccacactggagagaaaccttacaagtgttcacactgcgacaagagattcaatcagTCAGGACATCTGAAAGCACACgagatgatccacactggagagaaaccgtatCACTGCACTgcatgtgggaagagtttcaacCAATCATCTGCTCTACACAGTCATAAAAAACACAATCACAGTAAGTAG